The following are encoded together in the Nocardioides okcheonensis genome:
- the ruvX gene encoding Holliday junction resolvase RuvX — protein MRFGVRLGIDPGDSRIGVARSDPSGFLATPVETVRRGSGDVRRIAALAVEVEAVEVVVGLPRSLSGDEGPAATKVREFAAKVARRVAPVPVRLCDERLTTVSAESILREQGRRGAKRRAVVDQAAAVLILQTALDTERSSGRPPGEIVEVNDE, from the coding sequence GTGCGGTTCGGCGTGCGGCTGGGCATCGACCCGGGGGACTCCCGGATCGGTGTCGCCCGCAGCGACCCCTCCGGCTTCCTCGCCACCCCGGTCGAGACGGTCCGGCGCGGGTCCGGGGACGTACGCCGCATCGCCGCGCTCGCCGTCGAGGTCGAGGCGGTGGAGGTCGTGGTGGGCCTCCCGCGCTCGCTCAGCGGGGACGAGGGACCGGCCGCGACCAAGGTCCGCGAGTTCGCGGCCAAGGTGGCGCGCCGAGTTGCACCCGTCCCCGTCAGGCTGTGTGATGAGCGACTGACCACGGTCTCGGCCGAGTCGATCCTGCGCGAGCAGGGCCGACGTGGGGCGAAACGGCGTGCCGTGGTCGACCAGGCAGCGGCCGTGCTGATCCTGCAGACTGCCCTCGACACGGAGCGGTCGAGCGGAAGGCCACCCGGAGAGATCGTCGAGGTGAACGATGAGTGA
- the mltG gene encoding endolytic transglycosylase MltG has protein sequence MSEHEAPVEDDRDDQPYEYVPGGKRRKRRGGKGCLAVVVALAVLVGGFYVGLTKGVEWVSDQFQGPDDYPGPGTGSVQFDVNEGDSVAQIGRNLKAEGVTKSVQAFIDAAAGEPDSSGIQVGAYELQKEMKASDALEVLIDPANLIGFPTVTIPEGLRLTEIVSTLAEGTDFSEAAYNRALQQPDRIGLPDYADGNAEGYLFPATYEIKPGMKPVAILKMMVARWQQAADEAGLEEKAAELGHTPGELMIIASLIQAEGRGSDMPKISRVIYNRLDGPGDKGGTNGTLGIDAAIAYGLGLSPGSTELTPEQLAEDTPYNTRLNAGLPPTPIEAPGDDAIAAAANPEEGGWYYYVTVDLSTGETKFYETYDGFLEGREEYKTYCETSDRC, from the coding sequence ATGAGTGAGCACGAGGCCCCCGTCGAGGACGACCGCGACGACCAGCCCTACGAGTACGTCCCCGGCGGCAAGCGGCGCAAGCGCCGCGGCGGCAAGGGCTGCCTCGCCGTCGTGGTCGCGCTGGCGGTGCTCGTCGGCGGCTTCTACGTCGGCCTCACCAAGGGCGTGGAGTGGGTCTCCGACCAGTTCCAGGGACCGGACGACTACCCCGGACCCGGCACCGGCTCGGTGCAGTTCGACGTCAACGAGGGCGACTCCGTCGCCCAGATCGGCCGCAACCTGAAGGCCGAGGGCGTCACCAAGTCGGTCCAGGCCTTCATCGACGCCGCGGCCGGCGAGCCCGACTCCAGCGGCATCCAGGTGGGTGCCTACGAGCTCCAGAAGGAGATGAAGGCCTCCGACGCGCTCGAGGTCCTCATCGACCCCGCCAACCTGATCGGCTTCCCGACCGTCACGATCCCCGAGGGCCTCCGCCTCACCGAGATCGTGTCCACCCTCGCCGAGGGCACCGACTTCTCCGAGGCGGCCTACAACCGGGCGCTGCAGCAGCCCGACCGGATCGGGCTGCCCGACTACGCCGACGGCAACGCCGAGGGCTACCTCTTCCCGGCGACCTACGAGATCAAGCCCGGCATGAAGCCGGTCGCGATCCTCAAGATGATGGTGGCGCGCTGGCAGCAGGCGGCCGACGAGGCGGGCCTGGAGGAGAAGGCCGCCGAGCTCGGCCACACGCCGGGCGAGCTGATGATCATCGCCTCGCTGATCCAGGCCGAGGGCCGCGGCTCCGACATGCCGAAGATCTCGCGGGTCATCTACAACCGCCTCGACGGCCCCGGCGACAAGGGCGGCACCAACGGCACCCTCGGCATCGACGCGGCCATCGCCTACGGCCTCGGGCTCTCGCCCGGCTCCACCGAGCTGACGCCCGAGCAGCTCGCCGAGGACACGCCCTACAACACCCGCCTCAACGCCGGGCTCCCGCCGACGCCCATCGAGGCGCCGGGCGACGACGCGATCGCCGCGGCCGCCAACCCGGAGGAGGGCGGCTGGTACTACTACGTCACCGTCGACCTCTCCACGGGCGAGACGAAGTTCTACGAGACCTACGACGGGTTCCTCGAGGGACGCGAGGAGTACAAGACCTACTGCGAGACGTCGGACCGGTGCTGA